The following proteins are co-located in the Cryptococcus neoformans var. grubii H99 chromosome 1, complete sequence genome:
- a CDS encoding UBA/TS-N domain-containing protein, with translation MDDLLDLSWSAAPPAPPQKPQPAFELLARPAPAVSYSPSPSPAPPAKPAAAATAHSDAFSSLIAVPAARAEQGRHMTMAEKQAAIAQEKRRKDEAQRAQFAADGAFWDSLGSRSTTTTYGDSDLLSASSQPASQPPSHAHSPAPPPPAAAAPADPFDFDTFENTLNGSATASLATKSGETSGIRTPLSTFDFGDGDPADDLLGDPADDLLGELGKPAPRPAQPLSQEPRTSRVLSPPPHIVGQIVEMGFAPAQARQALAKTSTGVDVQEALDLLLGGAGPSGSTPEVHDVEYDQRKRQAAEKERRRRRRAGPSRESVKPRTTEQQEQDAAAAAVNAQEQAERILAQASEIGQSMFNKATLFWNTSKERAIKVYEVQRKVLEAAERGEDKKREARPKWMQDEGWGDERMGGFRDGDDEQDSRQTVPPSISQRPRQAPSRPSSAVSRSPAVSQPTISRPSPSPKPQPKPTPLPARPLIPATAQQLESSAAHKTKGNDHFKLGRFTEAESSYSSAIAALPAGNLFLIPLLNNRATTRLKLGDSVNAAADCTAVIDLVGIAYHPGKEASLPAEYAEIKLGDGLSKALVKRAQAWEVGEKWKAALEDWERVMGLDLAVLLGAGAGAGAGAGAVAKMRNMAVEGARRARKMMESGKVAPAPATPTPTATPATTADVNRSAAVADLRKAAQALEAEEEARLKHKDTVDAKITNWKSGKETNLRALIASLDTVLWDDIVKEGGLRVGMHELVTDKQVKIKYMKVVARLHPDKLNTQNTTVEQRMLANGAFGVLSEAWQAFNQ, from the exons ATGGACGACCTCCTCGACCTCAGCTGGTCCGCCGCCCCGCCGGCCCCCCCGCAGAAGCCGCAGCCGGCGTTCGAGCTGCTCGCCCgccccgcccccgccgtGAGCTactccccctccccctcccccgcGCCCCCCGCCAAGCccgcagcagcagccacagCACACAGCGACGCCTTCTCCAGCCTGATCGCCGTCCCCGCCGCGCGCGCCGAGCAGGGGAGGCACATGACCATGGCCGAGAAGCAGGCGGCGATCGCGCAGGAGAAGCGCAGGAAGGACGAGGCGCAGAGGGCGCAGTTTGCAGCGGACGGCGCGTTCTGGGACAGCCTCGGCAGCCGCAGCACGACGACAACGTATGGCGACAGCGACCTCTTATCCGCAAGCTCGCAGCCAGCATCCCAGCCCCCGTCCCACGCCCACTCTCCTGCGCCCCCCCCGCCGGCAGCAGCTGCGCCCGCCGACCCGTTCGACTTTGACACCTTTGAGAATACACTGAATGGTTCCGCCACGGCGTCCCTAGCGACCAAGAGCGGAGAGACATCAGGGATACGGACCCCGCTGTCAACCTTTGACTTTGGCGATGGCGATCCGGCAGACGACCTGCTTGGTGATCCCGCAGACGACTTGCTTGGCGAGCTCGGCAAACCGGCGCCCAGGCCCGCTCAG CCCCTTTCCCAAGAACCACGCACGAGCCGCGTATTGTCTCCTCCACCCCATATTGTCGGCCAAATCGTCGAAATGGGCTTTGCGCCTGCGCAAGCTCGACAGGCGCTCGCAAAAACGTCGACTGGTGTCGACGTCCAGGAAGCGCTagaccttcttctcggtGGTGCCGGACCCAGCGGATCAACGCCTGAAGTGCACGACGTAGAGTACGACCAACGTAAACGCCAAGCGGccgaaaaagaaagacgGCGTAGACGGCGTGCAGGCCCGTCTCGTGAGTCTGTCAAACCACGTACGACAGAGCAACAAGAGCAAGatgccgccgccgccgccgtcAACGCCCAAGAACAAGCAGAACGTATTCTTGCTCAAGCATCCGAGATTGGACAGAGTATGTTTAACAAGGCTACATTGTTCTGGAACACCAGCAAAGAAAGGGCTATAAAGGTGTATGAAGTGCAGAGAAAGGTGCTTGAGGCTGCGGAAAGGGGGGAGGAtaagaagagggaggcAAGGCCAAAGTGGATGCAGGATGAAGGGTGGGGGGATGAGAGAATGGGAGGGTTTAGGGATGGTGACGATGAGCAAGATAGCAGGCAGACTGTCCCCCCGTCAATCTCGCAGAGACCAAGACAAGCACCATCCCGACCATCATCCGCCGTCTCTCGTTCTCCCGCCGTCTCCCAACCCACCATCTCCCGACCTTCACCGTCGCCCAAACCCCAACCCAAACCCACGCCTCTACCCGCCCGACCCCTCATCCCCGCCACCGCCCAACAACTCGAGTCGTCAGCCGCCCACAAGACAAAAGGAAACGACCATTTCAAACTCGGTCGCTTCACCGAAGCCGAATCATCCTACTCCTCCGCCATTGCCGCTCTCCCAGCAGgcaacctcttcctcatccccctcctcaacaaccGCGCGACCACCCGGCTCAAGCTGGGCGACTCTGTGAATGCAGCGGCAGATTGCACGGCTGTGATCGACCTGGTCGGTATCGCCTACCACCCGGGCAAGGAAGCGTCTCTACCCGCAGAGTACGCCGAGATCAAGCTCGGCGACGGGCTTTCCAAAGCACTGGTCAAGAGAGCGCAAGCGTGGGAGGTGGGCGAAAAGTGGAAAGCGGCATTGGAGGATTGGGAGCGGGTGATGGGGTTGGATTTGGCTGTGCTTTTGGGCGCGGGTGCGGGTGCGGGTGCGGGTGCGGGTGCGGTTGCAAAGATGAGAAATATGGCGGTGGAAGGTGCGAGGCGGgcaagaaagatgatggaaagTGGCAAGGttgctcctgctcctgccACACCCACACCCACCGCCACACCCGCCACCACCGCAGATGTCAACCGCTCAGCAGCCGTCGCCGACCTCCGCAAAGCCGCTCAAGCGCTcgaggcagaggaagaagcccGACTCAAGCACAAGGATACCGTCGACGCAAAGATCACCAACTGGAAAAGCGGCAAGGAAACCAACTTGCGCGCGCTCATCGCTAGTCTCGATACAGTGCTTTGGGATGATATTGTAAAAGAGGGGGGGTTGAGAGTAGGGATGCATGAGCTGGTTACGGATAAGCAAGTGAAGATCAAGTATATGAAGGTGGTTGCGAGGTTACACCCCGACAAG TTGAATACGCAAAACACAACAGTGGAGCAGAGGATGCTGGCGAATGGTGCATTTGGAGTGCTGAGCGAAGC TTGGCAAGCATTTAACCAAtga